The following are encoded together in the Streptomyces rapamycinicus NRRL 5491 genome:
- a CDS encoding MupA/Atu3671 family FMN-dependent luciferase-like monooxygenase, giving the protein MEFSVLYFANREVTDASAEYDLLLDTARFADEHGFRALWMPERHFHRFGGAYPNPALTAAALATVTRNIRLRAGSVVVPLHDPLEVVENWSLVDNLSRGRVDLAFGTGWAPNDFVLAPDRYQERRKLTMDGIEEIRGLWRGDPVKRVNGEGDSVEVLSYPRPMQPEPGLWMTCSSSRATFEEAGARGLNILTALLFQKVEEVAVNIEVYRAARAKNGLDPAGGTVTLMMHTFAGESDKQVRDIVKEPFKAYLKSSFDLWRNQWSDLKGVDQEQVVNFAFERYFRTASLFGSVDKCVRSVEKLAQAGVNEVACLVDFGVTGDEIRAALPYLDQVRSRVQAGT; this is encoded by the coding sequence ATGGAATTCAGCGTCTTGTACTTTGCGAACCGTGAGGTCACGGATGCGTCCGCGGAATACGACCTGCTGCTGGATACGGCGCGGTTTGCCGATGAGCACGGCTTCAGGGCGCTCTGGATGCCTGAGCGACATTTTCATCGATTCGGCGGCGCGTATCCGAATCCGGCGTTGACGGCAGCGGCCCTCGCCACCGTGACGCGCAACATACGGCTGCGCGCGGGAAGTGTGGTCGTTCCCCTCCACGATCCGCTGGAGGTCGTGGAGAACTGGTCGTTGGTGGACAACCTCTCCCGCGGCCGCGTCGATCTGGCCTTCGGCACGGGCTGGGCGCCCAACGACTTCGTCCTGGCGCCGGACCGTTACCAGGAGCGCCGGAAGCTGACGATGGACGGGATCGAGGAGATCCGCGGTCTGTGGCGCGGGGACCCGGTGAAGCGGGTCAATGGGGAGGGCGACAGTGTCGAGGTACTCAGTTACCCTCGCCCGATGCAGCCGGAGCCCGGCCTCTGGATGACGTGTTCCAGCAGCCGGGCCACGTTCGAGGAGGCCGGTGCGCGCGGCCTGAACATCCTCACCGCTCTGCTCTTCCAGAAGGTGGAGGAGGTGGCGGTGAACATCGAGGTGTATCGGGCGGCCCGCGCCAAGAACGGTCTCGATCCGGCGGGCGGCACGGTCACCCTGATGATGCACACCTTCGCCGGCGAGAGCGACAAGCAGGTGCGTGACATCGTGAAGGAGCCCTTCAAGGCGTATCTCAAGTCCTCCTTCGACCTCTGGCGCAATCAGTGGAGCGATCTGAAGGGCGTGGACCAGGAGCAGGTGGTCAACTTCGCCTTTGAACGCTACTTCCGCACCGCATCGCTGTTCGGCTCCGTCGACAAGTGTGTCCGTTCCGTGGAAAAGCTGGCCCAGGCCGGTGTGAACGAAGTCGCCTGCCTCGTGGACTTCGGCGTGACCGGCGATGAGATTCGCGCGGCCCTGCCCTATCTCGACCAGGTCAGGAGCCGTGTCCAGGCGGGGACGTGA
- a CDS encoding type I polyketide synthase: MEDSTVLEHLKRATTGLREARARLREVEERAREPIAIVGMSCRYPGDVSSPDDLWGLVADGVDAISAFPADRDWSAGVLDDDKDSDQESAPAGLRGGFLHDAADFDAEFFGISPREALVMDPQQRLLLEASWEAMESAGINPADVRGTETGVFVGTQGQDYLSRFQQHPEGSDGYVLTGNTASVMSGRVAYVFGLEGPAVTVDTACSSSLVALHQASAALRNGECSMALAGGVAVMSTPGTFVEFSRQRGLAADGRCKAFADAADGTGFSEGVGVLLLERLSDARARGHRVLAVVRGSAVNQDGASNGLTAPNGPSQERVIRQALASARLSAADVDAVEGHGTGTTLGDPIEAQALLATYGREREGGRPLWLGSLKSNIGHTQAAAGVGGVIKMVMALDREVLPRTLHVDQPSSHVDWDAGAVELLTEAVAWPRGERARRAGVSSFGVSGTNAHVILEEAPVDGALSVEVVSAGGGVVPWVVSGRSAGALAAQAGRLLDHVSAAQADGGVDAVGVGRALVGSRAVFEHRAVVLGSDVEELTAGLQRLAETAVGGAGGGVVAGRVRSGGRVAVLFSGQGSQRAGMGRELYEAFPVFAVAFDEVCERFDGLLERPLKEVVFAAAAGAPEGGGLLDRTVFTQAGLFALEVALFRLMESFGVRVDFLVGHSIGEVVAAYVAGVWSLEDACTLVAARGQLMQGLPGGGVMVSVQAGAEEMGQALEDLRAGSGLGGVVEVAAVNGPDQVVVSGEEAAVARVAEYWRGLGRKVKGLRVGHGFHSALMEPMLDGFRQVLEGLSFAAPRLAVISNVTGRPAGAEEVCSPEYWVRHVRQAVLFGPGVEWLAEDGQVTRFVELGPDGVLTAMAHNCLAHHIDADGEDGSGAEPEVIASLRRDQPEVRAVLTCLARQFTTGASIDWTPVLGDSDSSAPGAHLGLPTYAFQRQRYWLEAPHHTADATDLGLETVEHPLLGAAIPLAEGGRVFAGRVSLSTHPWLVDHQVLKTVLVPGTVLVEMVVRAADRVGCGLVDELALEAPLILTEEGGVQLQVVVEEPDESGVRPVAVYSRPEDQEFAGDAVWVRHATGSLVAGEPVGVGGVGLEQWPPVGAESVVADLDAFYERFSERGFDYGPAFRGLEAVWRRGEEVFAEVRLPGERVGEVEGFGVHPALLDAAVHAVALIASDEDEGEDEGAARIPFAWSGVRLYASGASVVRVRLTRAGSDAVALEVADAAGQPVISIESLALRPISAEQLQAAQTSRYDSLFQLDWQPVATSAPAVAGGSWAVVGSDAGLGEAVVRAGGSCARFADVSALIGALGEGGVVPETVVLSCPAGGGESDLVAGVGESLSAVLSSVQRWLGEDRLFGSRLVVVTCGAVATEMGEDVADLVQAPVWGLLRSVQTENPGRFLLLDHDPDHDHDHDPDHDPDHVQEISSAAADAVVRAIATGEESQLAVRGETVLVPRLSRVAKPAADLGTSTRLVSGGTVLVTGASGVLAGVMARHLVADHGVEHLLLASRRGPDAPGAAELVAELEAAGASVTVAACDVADREEVRELLAAIPGQLPLRGVVHTAAVVDDGVVEGLTDERVQRVLAPKVDAAWHLHELTQDMGLEAFVLYSSVASTLGAGGQGSYAAANAFLDALAQRRHAHGLPAVSLAWGLWAQASGITQNLSQTDIARMARGGTTGLTTEEGLVLFDTAQSVGRPHVMPVRMDLTSHQAHPEVPVPAMLRNLIRTPLRKAATGQSGAKQWRDRLLGASPEERERLLLDLVRISTATVLGHRDSGDIDLEGEFLEMGLDSLTAVELRNQLGGATGLRLSTTMVFDHPTPADLAVHLADELNTLAASSPGSPNPPSTPSATESNTAGPHAVLAEIEKLRETLSLASLVNEDRSLALGRLEDVLNQFAKQDQDHDQASRGEGAEMSPSEGVDVLS; encoded by the coding sequence ATGGAAGACTCCACGGTACTTGAACATCTCAAGCGCGCCACGACTGGCTTGCGTGAGGCTCGCGCTCGTTTGCGTGAGGTTGAGGAGCGGGCGCGCGAGCCGATAGCCATTGTCGGCATGTCGTGCCGGTATCCAGGTGATGTGAGCTCACCGGATGACTTGTGGGGACTCGTGGCGGACGGCGTGGATGCCATCTCCGCGTTCCCCGCGGATCGTGACTGGTCGGCCGGAGTCCTGGACGACGACAAGGACTCGGATCAGGAGTCGGCTCCAGCCGGACTGCGCGGTGGTTTCTTGCATGATGCGGCCGATTTCGACGCGGAGTTCTTCGGGATTTCTCCGCGTGAGGCACTGGTCATGGATCCGCAACAGCGGCTGCTGTTGGAAGCGTCCTGGGAGGCCATGGAGAGCGCGGGAATCAATCCCGCTGATGTACGCGGCACCGAGACCGGCGTATTCGTCGGAACTCAAGGGCAGGATTACCTGTCACGGTTCCAGCAGCACCCGGAGGGCAGCGATGGCTATGTGCTGACGGGTAACACGGCCAGTGTGATGTCCGGGCGTGTCGCGTATGTATTCGGTCTTGAGGGTCCGGCGGTGACGGTGGATACGGCGTGTTCGTCGTCGTTGGTGGCGTTGCATCAGGCCAGCGCGGCGCTGCGCAATGGTGAGTGTTCGATGGCGCTGGCCGGTGGGGTGGCGGTGATGTCGACTCCGGGGACGTTCGTGGAGTTCTCCCGGCAGCGTGGGCTGGCGGCCGACGGGCGCTGCAAGGCGTTCGCGGACGCGGCGGATGGGACCGGGTTCAGCGAGGGCGTGGGTGTGTTGTTGTTGGAGCGGTTGTCGGATGCTCGGGCGCGTGGGCATCGGGTGTTGGCGGTGGTGCGTGGTTCCGCGGTCAATCAGGATGGTGCGTCGAATGGGTTGACGGCGCCGAATGGTCCGTCGCAGGAGCGGGTGATCCGGCAGGCCCTCGCCAGTGCCCGGTTGTCGGCGGCGGATGTGGACGCCGTCGAGGGGCATGGGACCGGTACGACGCTTGGTGACCCGATCGAGGCTCAGGCCTTGCTGGCTACGTATGGGCGGGAGCGTGAGGGTGGTCGGCCGTTGTGGTTGGGGTCGTTGAAGTCGAACATCGGTCATACGCAGGCTGCTGCTGGTGTGGGTGGTGTGATCAAGATGGTCATGGCCTTGGACCGGGAGGTGCTGCCGCGCACGTTGCATGTGGATCAGCCGTCGTCGCATGTGGACTGGGATGCGGGGGCTGTGGAGCTGCTGACTGAGGCTGTCGCCTGGCCGCGAGGGGAGCGGGCCCGGCGGGCTGGGGTGTCTTCTTTCGGCGTCTCGGGGACCAACGCTCACGTCATTCTTGAGGAAGCACCGGTGGATGGGGCCTTGAGTGTGGAGGTGGTTTCCGCTGGTGGTGGTGTGGTGCCGTGGGTGGTGTCGGGGCGTAGTGCGGGTGCGTTGGCGGCCCAGGCGGGCCGACTGCTGGACCATGTCAGCGCTGCTCAGGCTGACGGTGGCGTGGATGCGGTGGGTGTGGGGCGTGCTCTGGTGGGTTCACGTGCGGTGTTCGAGCACCGGGCTGTGGTTCTGGGCTCGGATGTGGAGGAGCTGACTGCTGGGCTTCAGAGGCTGGCGGAGACTGCTGTTGGTGGTGCTGGTGGTGGTGTGGTTGCGGGGCGTGTGCGGTCGGGTGGGCGTGTGGCGGTGTTGTTCTCTGGTCAGGGGAGTCAGCGGGCGGGGATGGGGCGGGAGTTGTATGAGGCCTTTCCTGTGTTCGCGGTGGCGTTTGATGAGGTGTGTGAACGCTTCGATGGGTTGCTGGAGCGGCCGTTGAAGGAGGTGGTGTTCGCCGCTGCTGCTGGTGCTCCTGAGGGTGGGGGGTTGTTGGATCGGACGGTGTTTACGCAGGCGGGGTTGTTTGCGTTGGAGGTGGCGCTGTTCCGGTTGATGGAGTCTTTCGGGGTGCGGGTGGATTTCCTGGTTGGGCATTCCATTGGTGAGGTGGTGGCGGCGTATGTGGCGGGGGTGTGGTCGTTGGAGGATGCCTGCACGCTTGTCGCGGCTCGCGGACAGCTGATGCAGGGCCTGCCTGGTGGTGGGGTGATGGTCTCGGTCCAGGCTGGCGCTGAGGAGATGGGCCAGGCTCTGGAGGATCTGCGGGCTGGGTCTGGGCTTGGTGGTGTGGTGGAGGTTGCGGCGGTTAATGGGCCGGATCAGGTGGTGGTCTCCGGTGAGGAGGCTGCGGTGGCCCGGGTGGCTGAGTATTGGCGTGGTCTGGGTCGGAAGGTGAAGGGTCTGCGGGTGGGGCATGGGTTCCATTCGGCGTTGATGGAGCCGATGCTGGACGGTTTCCGGCAGGTGTTGGAAGGGTTGTCCTTCGCTGCCCCTCGGCTGGCGGTGATCTCCAATGTGACGGGTCGACCGGCTGGGGCGGAGGAGGTGTGTTCGCCGGAGTATTGGGTGCGTCATGTCCGGCAGGCGGTGTTGTTCGGCCCCGGTGTGGAGTGGCTGGCCGAAGACGGCCAGGTGACACGGTTCGTAGAACTCGGCCCCGACGGCGTTCTGACCGCCATGGCCCACAACTGCCTCGCCCACCACATCGATGCCGACGGTGAGGACGGCTCCGGCGCTGAGCCGGAGGTCATCGCCTCCCTGCGCCGGGACCAGCCCGAGGTCAGGGCCGTGCTGACCTGCCTGGCGAGGCAGTTCACCACGGGCGCGTCTATCGACTGGACCCCTGTACTCGGCGACAGCGACAGCAGCGCCCCGGGGGCCCATCTGGGCCTGCCCACCTACGCCTTTCAACGGCAGCGCTACTGGCTCGAGGCCCCGCACCACACAGCCGACGCTACCGACCTGGGCCTGGAAACCGTCGAACACCCACTGCTGGGAGCGGCCATTCCCCTTGCTGAGGGAGGGCGGGTGTTCGCGGGCCGTGTGTCCCTGAGCACGCATCCGTGGCTCGTCGACCACCAGGTGCTCAAGACCGTATTGGTACCCGGAACCGTTCTCGTCGAGATGGTGGTTCGTGCGGCGGACCGGGTCGGTTGCGGTCTGGTGGATGAGCTCGCGCTGGAGGCACCGCTGATCCTGACGGAGGAAGGTGGCGTCCAGCTTCAGGTAGTGGTGGAGGAGCCGGATGAGTCGGGTGTCCGGCCGGTCGCGGTGTACTCACGCCCGGAGGATCAAGAGTTCGCCGGTGATGCCGTGTGGGTGCGCCATGCGACGGGTTCGTTGGTGGCGGGGGAGCCGGTTGGTGTGGGTGGGGTGGGGTTGGAGCAGTGGCCGCCGGTGGGTGCGGAGTCGGTGGTGGCTGATCTGGATGCGTTCTATGAGCGTTTTTCTGAGCGTGGGTTTGATTATGGTCCGGCTTTTCGGGGGTTGGAGGCGGTTTGGCGGCGTGGTGAGGAGGTGTTTGCTGAGGTTCGTCTTCCGGGGGAGCGGGTTGGTGAGGTGGAGGGGTTTGGGGTGCATCCGGCGTTGTTGGATGCGGCCGTGCATGCGGTGGCGTTGATCGCTTCGGATGAGGATGAGGGTGAGGATGAGGGGGCGGCGCGTATTCCGTTTGCGTGGTCGGGGGTGCGGTTGTATGCCTCGGGTGCGTCGGTGGTGCGGGTGCGGTTGACCCGGGCGGGGTCGGATGCGGTGGCGCTGGAAGTGGCGGATGCGGCGGGTCAGCCGGTGATTTCCATCGAATCCCTGGCCTTGAGGCCCATTTCGGCCGAGCAGCTGCAGGCGGCCCAGACCAGTCGTTATGACTCCCTCTTCCAGCTGGACTGGCAGCCGGTGGCCACGTCGGCTCCGGCTGTTGCTGGGGGTTCGTGGGCGGTCGTGGGGTCGGACGCTGGGCTGGGTGAGGCGGTGGTCCGTGCGGGTGGATCGTGTGCCCGCTTCGCGGATGTGTCTGCGTTGATCGGCGCGCTCGGTGAGGGCGGGGTGGTCCCGGAGACGGTGGTGCTGTCCTGCCCGGCGGGCGGTGGTGAGAGCGACCTGGTTGCTGGGGTGGGGGAGTCGCTTTCCGCTGTGCTGTCTTCGGTGCAGCGGTGGCTGGGTGAGGATCGCTTGTTCGGGTCCCGTCTGGTGGTGGTCACCTGTGGTGCGGTCGCTACGGAGATGGGGGAGGATGTGGCCGATCTGGTGCAGGCTCCGGTGTGGGGTTTGTTGCGGTCGGTGCAGACCGAGAACCCCGGCCGGTTCCTCCTCCTGGACCACGACCCTGACCACGACCACGACCACGATCCTGACCACGACCCCGACCATGTCCAGGAGATCAGCTCCGCTGCGGCCGACGCGGTGGTGCGGGCCATCGCCACTGGTGAGGAGTCCCAGCTGGCCGTCCGGGGCGAGACCGTCCTCGTCCCGCGCTTGTCCCGCGTGGCCAAGCCCGCAGCGGATCTCGGGACGTCTACGCGATTGGTCTCCGGTGGGACGGTGTTGGTGACGGGGGCGTCGGGTGTGTTGGCGGGTGTGATGGCCCGGCATCTGGTGGCCGACCATGGGGTGGAGCATCTGCTGCTGGCCAGCCGTAGGGGCCCGGACGCGCCAGGGGCGGCCGAGCTGGTGGCCGAGCTGGAAGCGGCCGGGGCGTCGGTCACCGTCGCCGCCTGCGATGTGGCCGACCGCGAAGAGGTACGTGAGCTGCTGGCCGCCATCCCGGGGCAGCTTCCGCTGCGGGGCGTGGTCCACACCGCAGCGGTGGTGGACGACGGTGTCGTGGAGGGGCTGACCGATGAGCGTGTTCAGCGGGTGCTGGCGCCGAAGGTGGACGCGGCCTGGCATCTGCATGAGCTGACCCAGGACATGGGCCTGGAGGCGTTCGTGCTCTACTCTTCCGTCGCCTCCACTCTCGGTGCTGGCGGGCAGGGGAGTTACGCGGCGGCCAACGCCTTCCTCGACGCCCTCGCTCAGCGCCGCCACGCCCACGGTCTGCCCGCCGTGTCCCTCGCCTGGGGCCTGTGGGCACAGGCCAGCGGAATCACCCAGAACCTGAGCCAGACCGACATCGCCCGCATGGCCCGCGGCGGCACCACCGGACTCACCACCGAAGAAGGTCTCGTCCTCTTCGACACCGCTCAAAGCGTGGGACGTCCGCATGTGATGCCGGTGCGCATGGACCTGACGTCCCACCAGGCTCATCCGGAAGTGCCGGTCCCGGCAATGCTGCGGAACCTGATACGCACGCCTCTCCGCAAGGCCGCGACCGGGCAGAGCGGTGCGAAGCAATGGCGGGACCGGCTTCTGGGAGCGAGCCCGGAGGAGCGTGAGCGGCTTCTGCTGGACCTCGTCCGTATCTCGACCGCGACCGTTCTGGGGCACAGGGACTCCGGAGACATCGACCTCGAAGGCGAATTCCTCGAGATGGGGTTGGATTCCCTGACGGCCGTCGAGCTGCGAAATCAGCTCGGCGGCGCCACGGGGCTGCGGCTGTCCACGACGATGGTCTTTGACCATCCGACCCCGGCCGATCTCGCGGTTCATCTCGCAGACGAATTGAATACTCTCGCCGCAAGCTCCCCTGGATCTCCCAACCCACCCAGCACTCCCAGCGCCACGGAGTCCAACACCGCCGGCCCCCACGCCGTACTGGCGGAGATCGAAAAGCTCCGGGAAACGCTTTCCCTCGCGTCACTGGTCAATGAGGACCGGTCCCTGGCACTTGGCCGACTGGAAGACGTGCTCAATCAATTCGCAAAGCAGGATCAGGACCATGACCAGGCGTCTCGTGGTGAAGGAGCCGAGATGAGTCCAAGCGAAGGCGTCGACGTACTCAGTTGA